The following proteins are encoded in a genomic region of Bacillus sp. Marseille-Q1617:
- the aroQ gene encoding type II 3-dehydroquinate dehydratase yields the protein MKKILLLNGPNLNRLGKREPEIYGHTTLQELEEKLKEQAKEKGYQLRTAQSNHEGEMIDHIHKAEDEGFSGIILNPGAYTHYSYALRDGVASVSVPVIEVHISNIHQRESFRHHSVIAAETVGQIVGLGLFGYELALDAIINYIKGRV from the coding sequence ATGAAAAAAATATTGTTACTAAACGGCCCTAATTTAAACAGGTTAGGAAAACGTGAACCTGAAATCTATGGGCACACCACACTTCAGGAGCTAGAAGAGAAACTGAAGGAACAGGCAAAGGAAAAAGGCTATCAGTTACGAACCGCTCAATCGAATCACGAGGGGGAAATGATTGATCATATCCATAAAGCTGAGGACGAAGGATTTTCAGGCATCATTCTGAATCCGGGAGCTTATACTCATTACTCTTATGCATTAAGAGATGGTGTAGCTTCGGTATCAGTGCCTGTCATAGAAGTCCACATATCAAATATCCATCAGCGGGAAAGTTTCAGGCATCATTCCGTCATTGCGGCGGAAACGGTCGGGCAAATTGTCGGTTTGGGACTTTTCGGATATGAACTAGCCTTGGACGCAATCATTAATTACATAAAAGGGAGAGTGTAA
- a CDS encoding patatin-like phospholipase family protein, with product MDIDGVFSGGGVKGLALIGAYQAIEERGLRIKRVAGTSAGAIVAAFIAAGYSSSELKDIMEEMDIKKLLDTNAFVSLPFIKWFRIYYRLGLYKGIALENWIEQKLKARGIYTFADLPEKSLRVIASDLSNGRLLVLPDDLEKYGISPKTFPVARAIRMSASLPYFFEPVKLRSLEGTSLLVDGGVLSNFPMWLFDRENIKKVRPVIGVKLSHNSIERPKNKIKNAIELYNALFQTMKDAHDSRYISRKHEKNIIFIPTEGVQTTEFELSKEKRSELFQMGKFQGELFLKQWTY from the coding sequence GTGGACATCGATGGAGTATTTTCTGGCGGAGGGGTAAAAGGGCTCGCCTTGATAGGTGCTTACCAAGCAATTGAAGAAAGAGGATTAAGAATCAAGAGGGTTGCAGGAACCAGTGCCGGCGCCATTGTGGCAGCTTTTATTGCAGCTGGGTACTCAAGCAGTGAGCTGAAAGATATTATGGAAGAAATGGATATCAAGAAGTTATTGGATACCAATGCATTCGTCTCGCTTCCCTTTATTAAGTGGTTCAGGATTTATTATCGGTTAGGATTGTACAAGGGAATAGCTCTTGAGAATTGGATCGAACAAAAACTTAAAGCACGGGGGATTTACACGTTCGCGGATCTTCCTGAAAAATCCTTGAGAGTCATCGCTTCCGATTTATCGAACGGGAGACTTCTTGTATTGCCTGATGATTTGGAGAAGTACGGAATTTCGCCAAAGACATTTCCGGTTGCACGAGCCATCCGGATGAGTGCAAGTCTCCCGTACTTTTTTGAGCCTGTGAAACTGCGTTCGCTCGAGGGCACCAGTTTACTTGTGGACGGAGGTGTCCTCAGTAACTTTCCGATGTGGCTGTTTGACAGGGAGAATATAAAAAAGGTTCGGCCGGTCATTGGGGTGAAGTTAAGTCATAATTCAATCGAGCGGCCGAAAAATAAAATCAAAAATGCAATCGAGTTGTACAATGCTCTTTTCCAGACAATGAAAGACGCTCATGATTCGCGCTATATTTCAAGAAAGCATGAGAAGAATATCATTTTTATACCGACTGAAGGGGTGCAGACGACTGAATTTGAATTATCGAAAGAAAAAAGGAGTGAGTTGTTTCAAATGGGGAAATTTCAGGGAGAACTTTTTCTGAAACAATGGACGTATTAG
- the spoIIIAB gene encoding stage III sporulation protein SpoIIIAB: MIKILGAIFILLSTSWAGFEVSKYLTERPRQLRLLKVALQSLEAEITYSHTPLHEATRKISKQLQKPVSWFFENFSKKLTEQEISVKKAWEDSLDEVWKLTAFKSGEYEILKQFGENLGKHDLVTQQKHIHLALKHLEREETEAVERQRKYEKMTKSLGFLSGLLLIILLL, translated from the coding sequence ATGATAAAAATTTTAGGTGCGATCTTCATTCTTCTCTCTACTTCATGGGCAGGTTTTGAAGTCTCGAAATATTTGACAGAAAGGCCCCGGCAGCTTCGGCTGCTTAAAGTGGCACTTCAATCCCTGGAGGCTGAAATCACCTACAGCCATACACCTCTTCATGAGGCTACTAGAAAAATATCTAAACAGCTTCAGAAGCCGGTCTCTTGGTTTTTTGAGAATTTTTCAAAGAAGTTGACCGAACAGGAGATTTCGGTGAAAAAAGCATGGGAAGACAGCCTGGATGAGGTATGGAAGCTGACGGCCTTTAAATCTGGAGAATATGAAATTTTGAAGCAATTCGGTGAAAACCTTGGGAAACATGATTTGGTCACGCAGCAAAAACACATTCATTTGGCTTTGAAACACTTGGAAAGAGAAGAGACAGAAGCAGTGGAAAGACAAAGGAAATATGAAAAGATGACAAAGAGTCTTGGATTCCTATCAGGTCTTCTTCTTATCATCCTGCTGCTTTAA
- a CDS encoding YqhR family membrane protein translates to MSEDKNQPERVKGDQSNPELEQNKSEQPMSFIGMVMVTGFIGGLLWSAIAYLCYYFSFTKIEPNIIFEPWAVGDWKDRWIGIALSILAYGIISVGAALVYYGVLRKFKSMWVGAGYGVVLFLAVFLLLKPLFPSMKSLTAIDYHTLITTVCIYILYGVFVGYSISYEENELRHQEQKEKSGEVVS, encoded by the coding sequence ATGTCCGAAGATAAAAATCAACCGGAAAGAGTGAAAGGTGACCAATCCAATCCTGAACTGGAGCAGAATAAAAGTGAACAACCAATGTCGTTCATTGGAATGGTGATGGTGACGGGTTTTATTGGGGGATTATTATGGAGTGCGATTGCGTATCTTTGTTATTATTTTTCCTTTACCAAAATCGAACCTAATATTATTTTCGAGCCTTGGGCGGTTGGGGATTGGAAGGATCGCTGGATCGGAATTGCTTTATCCATCTTAGCCTACGGCATCATATCCGTAGGAGCAGCTCTGGTTTATTATGGGGTCCTGAGAAAATTTAAGTCCATGTGGGTAGGCGCAGGGTATGGGGTCGTATTGTTTTTAGCCGTATTCTTACTGTTGAAACCCCTGTTCCCCAGCATGAAGTCCTTGACGGCAATCGATTATCATACTTTGATCACAACAGTGTGTATCTATATCCTATATGGAGTGTTCGTCGGATATTCGATATCGTATGAAGAAAATGAGCTGCGGCATCAGGAACAAAAGGAAAAGAGCGGGGAAGTAGTATCATGA
- the spoIIIAA gene encoding stage III sporulation protein AA produces MQEVLALLPSTISERILSLPQDVLDTTEEIRVRTNRVLEVTARGKPYFLPYTVTPEDSEQLINKLSHHSFYTLEEELKRGYITIDGGHRVGLAGKVILESGNVKGIRHLSSFNIRIARQKIGIAQPLLPFVYKGGWKHTMIIGSPQTGKTTLLRDLARIISTGDREQNIPPYKVGIVDERSEIAGCVNGVPQLLFGPRVDVLDACPKAEGMMMLIRSMSPDVLIIDEIGRVEDGQAIQEAVNAGITLMMTTHGASLEEVKKRPVIRDIIGMKSIERFIELNRETDPGQVSEVWNEHGESLLNKVSVT; encoded by the coding sequence ATGCAAGAAGTTCTAGCCCTGCTACCCAGCACAATTTCTGAAAGAATCCTGTCCCTTCCACAAGACGTTCTGGATACAACCGAAGAAATCAGAGTACGTACCAACAGGGTATTGGAAGTCACTGCAAGGGGGAAACCTTATTTTCTGCCATACACTGTCACCCCTGAAGACTCTGAACAGCTGATAAATAAATTATCCCATCATTCATTTTATACACTTGAGGAAGAACTCAAGAGAGGCTATATCACTATAGATGGAGGACATAGGGTGGGACTTGCGGGAAAAGTCATCCTGGAGTCCGGCAATGTGAAAGGGATCCGTCACCTGTCATCCTTCAATATCCGTATTGCAAGGCAAAAGATCGGAATCGCTCAGCCGCTTCTTCCATTTGTCTATAAAGGGGGCTGGAAGCACACAATGATCATCGGTTCTCCCCAAACAGGTAAAACGACCCTGCTAAGGGATCTTGCGAGAATCATCTCAACCGGTGACCGTGAACAAAACATTCCTCCCTATAAAGTGGGAATCGTGGACGAACGTTCCGAAATCGCTGGTTGTGTGAACGGGGTTCCGCAGCTTCTATTCGGTCCGAGAGTCGATGTCCTTGATGCTTGTCCAAAAGCCGAAGGCATGATGATGCTTATACGTTCCATGAGTCCAGATGTCCTGATCATCGACGAAATAGGCCGCGTGGAAGACGGACAGGCCATTCAAGAAGCGGTAAATGCAGGCATTACATTGATGATGACAACCCACGGGGCTTCTTTGGAGGAAGTGAAAAAGAGACCTGTCATAAGGGATATTATCGGAATGAAGAGTATTGAACGATTCATTGAGCTAAATAGAGAAACGGACCCTGGACAAGTATCTGAAGTTTGGAATGAGCATGGAGAATCTTTATTGAACAAAGTGAGTGTGACGTAA
- the efp gene encoding elongation factor P: protein MISVNDFRTGLTIEVDNGIWRVMDFQHVKPGKGAAFVRSKLRNLRTGAVQEKTFRAGEKVAKAQIDNRRMQYLYANGDMHVFMDNESYEQIELPAASIEYELKFLKENMEVQIMMYEGETLGVELPNTVELTVTETEPGIKGDTASGGSKPATVETGLVVNVPFFVNEGDVLVVNTTDGTYVSRG, encoded by the coding sequence ATGATTTCAGTAAATGATTTTCGTACAGGTTTAACAATCGAAGTGGATAATGGGATTTGGAGAGTTATGGACTTCCAACATGTTAAGCCGGGGAAAGGGGCAGCATTCGTCCGCTCTAAACTTCGTAATCTTCGCACCGGAGCAGTGCAGGAAAAGACTTTCCGCGCAGGTGAAAAAGTAGCGAAAGCTCAGATTGATAACCGCAGAATGCAATACCTGTATGCCAACGGTGACATGCATGTATTCATGGATAATGAAAGCTACGAACAAATCGAATTACCGGCAGCATCTATCGAGTATGAATTGAAATTCCTGAAAGAAAACATGGAAGTTCAAATCATGATGTATGAAGGTGAGACTCTTGGAGTTGAACTTCCGAATACGGTCGAATTGACTGTAACGGAAACAGAACCTGGAATCAAAGGGGACACAGCTTCAGGCGGGTCTAAACCTGCAACAGTCGAAACTGGATTAGTCGTGAACGTACCATTCTTCGTTAACGAAGGGGATGTACTCGTCGTCAATACGACTGACGGCACATACGTTTCACGCGGATAA
- a CDS encoding Xaa-Pro peptidase family protein, which produces MKIDRLRNTFSESGIDGMLITSTYNRRYMTNFTGSSGVVLLSHDKALFITDFRYTEQAAEQAADYEIVQHTGPIQEEVAKQVKELGIKKLGFEKNYMTYSAFESYQKVLEAELVPVAGTIEKLRLIKTPEELKIIKDAADIADAAFKHILDFIKPGVTELEVSNELEFFMRKAGAASSSFDIIVASGNRSALPHGVASDKVIEKGDFVTLDYGAYYKGYCSDMTRTLSVGEPSDKLKEIYDVVLQSQLLAMEKIKPGMTGKEADAISRDYITEKGYGECFGHSLGHGIGLEVHEGPGLSSRSEVVLEPGMIVTVEPGVYVPGVGGVRIEDDTLITEDSNETLTHSTKDLIILPF; this is translated from the coding sequence ATGAAGATTGATCGATTACGTAATACATTTTCTGAAAGCGGTATAGACGGGATGTTGATCACAAGTACATACAACCGCCGTTATATGACAAACTTCACCGGTTCTTCAGGTGTTGTATTGTTATCTCATGATAAGGCTTTGTTCATCACAGATTTCCGATATACCGAGCAGGCGGCGGAGCAGGCAGCTGATTATGAAATTGTCCAGCACACCGGCCCTATTCAGGAAGAAGTGGCAAAACAAGTCAAGGAATTGGGAATCAAAAAACTCGGCTTTGAAAAAAATTATATGACATACAGTGCATTTGAGAGCTATCAAAAGGTACTTGAGGCTGAACTTGTCCCTGTAGCCGGTACGATTGAAAAGTTACGCTTGATTAAGACACCTGAAGAGCTTAAGATAATTAAGGATGCGGCTGACATAGCGGATGCGGCATTCAAGCACATATTAGATTTCATTAAACCGGGTGTTACCGAACTGGAAGTGTCGAATGAATTGGAATTTTTCATGAGAAAAGCGGGAGCCGCTTCTTCATCTTTTGACATCATTGTGGCATCAGGGAACCGCTCCGCACTGCCTCATGGAGTGGCAAGTGATAAAGTCATTGAAAAAGGTGATTTTGTTACATTGGATTATGGTGCATACTATAAAGGCTATTGTTCTGACATGACTCGTACCTTATCAGTGGGAGAACCAAGTGATAAGCTGAAGGAAATTTATGATGTTGTCCTTCAATCCCAGCTCCTGGCTATGGAAAAGATCAAGCCTGGTATGACAGGGAAAGAAGCAGATGCGATTTCACGCGATTACATAACAGAAAAAGGTTATGGTGAGTGCTTCGGACATTCGCTGGGTCATGGAATCGGTCTTGAAGTTCATGAGGGACCTGGCCTTTCCTCCCGATCCGAAGTAGTACTTGAGCCTGGCATGATTGTAACGGTTGAACCGGGGGTGTACGTACCTGGGGTCGGCGGTGTGCGTATTGAAGATGATACACTCATCACTGAGGATTCCAATGAAACATTGACACACTCAACTAAAGATCTAATCATTCTACCATTTTAG
- the spoIIIAD gene encoding stage III sporulation protein AD — translation MEIIQIVGIALVSTFLALIVKEQKPNFAFLLIVFVGCSIFLFLIDQIYTIIHMLEKLAANANVNLVYVETILKIIGIAYIAEFASHITKDAGQGAIAAKVELAGKILILAMAVPILTVIIETIINMIPTG, via the coding sequence ATTGAAATCATCCAAATTGTCGGTATCGCCCTTGTATCCACTTTTCTTGCATTAATTGTAAAGGAGCAAAAGCCGAACTTTGCTTTTTTGCTCATCGTATTCGTCGGCTGCTCCATATTCCTGTTTTTAATCGATCAGATTTATACCATCATTCACATGCTCGAGAAGCTTGCGGCAAACGCAAACGTAAATCTTGTCTATGTTGAAACGATCCTGAAAATAATCGGCATCGCTTACATAGCGGAATTTGCTTCTCATATCACGAAAGACGCAGGTCAGGGTGCGATTGCAGCAAAGGTCGAGCTTGCAGGCAAGATCTTGATTCTGGCAATGGCTGTCCCGATCCTGACAGTGATCATTGAAACAATCATCAATATGATTCCAACCGGATAA
- a CDS encoding SA1362 family protein has product MNARNILVFTLVVLAIVGLGSWLIGNPLGLLRKILVTAAVIGVIYFIYRRWFSNRRGAGSNEQRAFLKAAKQSKKRLKKKSTAKTQKPTVSPLSKKRSHRKKSSANLTVIEGKKNKKNNRASF; this is encoded by the coding sequence TTGAACGCTCGCAATATCTTGGTATTCACCCTGGTTGTATTAGCGATTGTAGGATTGGGATCGTGGCTGATTGGAAATCCCCTCGGACTTCTTCGAAAAATACTCGTCACTGCAGCCGTCATAGGCGTCATATACTTTATTTACCGCAGATGGTTCAGTAATAGACGCGGTGCTGGAAGCAACGAACAAAGAGCGTTTCTTAAAGCAGCCAAACAATCAAAAAAGAGACTGAAGAAAAAATCGACCGCTAAGACACAAAAACCCACTGTCTCTCCGCTTTCAAAAAAGCGTTCCCACCGTAAAAAATCCAGTGCTAACTTAACGGTCATAGAAGGAAAAAAGAATAAAAAAAACAATCGGGCCTCCTTTTAA
- the spoIIIAC gene encoding stage III sporulation protein AC, with product MGIDVDIIFKIAGVGIVVAFLHTILDQVGKKEYAQWVTLFGFIYILFMVASIVDDLFQKIKSVFLFQG from the coding sequence ATGGGAATCGATGTGGACATTATTTTTAAAATAGCAGGGGTGGGGATCGTCGTCGCCTTTTTGCACACCATCTTAGATCAAGTCGGAAAAAAAGAATACGCACAATGGGTCACGCTTTTTGGCTTTATTTATATTCTCTTTATGGTCGCATCCATCGTGGATGATTTATTTCAGAAGATCAAATCTGTCTTTTTATTCCAAGGGTAA
- a CDS encoding biotin/lipoate A/B protein ligase family protein, translating to MSKETWRFIDSGNCSPSYNMALDEALLDWHSEGKIPPTIRFYGWDPATLSVGYFQKVEKEINMDAVNEHGLGFVRRPTGGRGVLHDEELTYSVIVSEDHPEMPKTVTEAYRVISEGILKGFQGLGLEAYFAVPKTAEEREGLKNPRSAVCFDAPSWYELVVEGRKVAGSAQTRQKGVILQHGSILLDLDEDKLFSLFKYPSERVKERMQKAFKSKAVAMNEISSERITMDMAKEAFKKGFEDGLNIHLEPYVLSEEETQYVETLAKTRYESDAWNFKR from the coding sequence ATGTCAAAAGAAACATGGAGATTCATCGACTCAGGCAATTGTTCCCCTTCTTATAACATGGCGCTTGATGAGGCGCTTCTTGATTGGCACAGTGAAGGAAAGATTCCTCCTACGATTCGTTTTTATGGTTGGGACCCGGCGACACTTTCTGTAGGATATTTCCAGAAAGTTGAAAAAGAAATCAACATGGATGCCGTGAATGAACATGGACTGGGCTTTGTAAGGCGCCCGACCGGAGGAAGGGGTGTCCTTCACGATGAGGAGCTCACTTACAGCGTCATTGTGTCTGAAGATCACCCTGAAATGCCTAAAACCGTCACGGAAGCATATAGAGTCATATCTGAAGGAATTCTAAAGGGATTCCAGGGTCTAGGACTCGAAGCATACTTTGCTGTCCCGAAAACAGCCGAAGAGAGGGAAGGACTGAAAAATCCACGGTCCGCCGTCTGCTTTGATGCACCGAGCTGGTATGAACTTGTAGTGGAAGGCAGGAAGGTTGCGGGCAGTGCACAGACTCGGCAAAAAGGGGTCATCCTTCAGCATGGATCCATCCTTTTGGATCTGGATGAAGATAAGCTCTTCAGTCTGTTTAAGTATCCTTCCGAGCGGGTAAAGGAGCGTATGCAAAAAGCTTTCAAGAGCAAAGCTGTGGCCATGAATGAGATTTCTTCCGAGAGAATCACGATGGACATGGCTAAAGAGGCATTCAAGAAAGGTTTTGAAGATGGGTTGAATATTCATCTCGAGCCATATGTCCTCTCAGAGGAAGAAACACAATATGTAGAAACCCTGGCCAAAACTCGATATGAATCCGATGCATGGAATTTTAAACGTTAA
- a CDS encoding vitamin B12-dependent ribonucleotide reductase, producing the protein MTVASKKTMKLNKERLNQDIGLFPQVHPVTPEMNTTHKGVSRLVMIDRYSFKDTEKITLSAGDFVVLTIKEDPKFPARGLGFITAIDWENKKADVWIEEEYRSAIDKTHEIETGVVTRTLDVIEKPLEVYYEQIAKRNATGLAEVEKTPEKKQEWFEKFYHELVNLHFVPAGRVLYGAGAGTDVTYFNCYVMPFVQDSREGISEHRKQVMEIMSRGGGVGTNGSTLRPRNTLAKGVNGKSSGSVSWLDDIAKLTHLVEQGGSRRGAQMIMLSDWHPDIIEFIISKMQNPRILRYLLENTEDENIKKAAEDKLKFTPLTEHEEAMYQGIINYKQIPGYGGFNEKIIKNAEEKLRTGGTYSVHNPEFLTGANISVCLTSDFMDAVEKDEEYELRFPDVESYDADQMKYYNENWHEIGDVREWEKLGYKVRTYKKIKAKELWNLVNVCATYSAEPGIFFIDNANDMTNAKAYGQKVVATNPCGEQPLAPFSVCNLAAVNLARFADKETKTVDFEKLKKTVEVGVRMQDNVIDATPYFLEENKKQALGERRVGLGVMGLADLLIYCEKEYGSEEGNKLVDEVFEVIATTAYRASVELSKEKGSFPFLTGETEEETERLRKAFTNTGFMKKMPEDVREDILSHGIRNSHLLTVAPTGSTGTMVGVSTGLEPYFSFTYYRSGRLGKFIEVKADIVEDYLKRNPDADANDLPEWFISSMNLAPEAHADVQCVIQNWIDSSISKTVNAPRGYTVEEVQKVYERLYKGGAKGGTVYVDGSRDSQVLTLKAEENSFDEDDVQEEVKTENKPIVLLDTIQDVRSTDVTIGSEVGNTCPVCRKGTVKDMGGCNTCTNCGAQLKCGL; encoded by the coding sequence ATGACTGTTGCGTCGAAGAAAACGATGAAATTGAACAAAGAAAGATTGAATCAGGATATCGGATTGTTCCCCCAAGTGCATCCTGTCACCCCGGAAATGAATACCACACATAAAGGTGTATCCCGACTGGTTATGATCGACCGCTATTCTTTCAAAGACACTGAGAAGATCACCCTATCAGCAGGCGACTTTGTCGTATTGACAATCAAGGAAGATCCAAAATTCCCTGCCAGGGGGCTGGGCTTCATTACAGCCATCGATTGGGAAAACAAAAAAGCGGATGTCTGGATTGAAGAGGAATACAGAAGTGCGATCGATAAAACGCATGAAATCGAAACGGGCGTAGTGACACGTACACTGGATGTCATTGAAAAACCATTGGAAGTCTACTATGAACAAATTGCAAAGCGAAACGCAACAGGCTTGGCAGAAGTAGAAAAAACTCCTGAAAAGAAACAAGAATGGTTTGAAAAGTTTTATCATGAGCTCGTCAATTTGCATTTCGTACCTGCAGGACGCGTTTTGTACGGAGCGGGTGCGGGGACGGACGTAACCTATTTCAACTGTTATGTGATGCCGTTTGTTCAGGATTCGCGAGAAGGGATTTCAGAGCACCGCAAGCAGGTAATGGAGATCATGAGCCGCGGCGGCGGTGTCGGAACGAATGGATCGACTCTAAGACCGCGCAACACGCTGGCAAAAGGAGTCAATGGTAAATCCTCGGGATCTGTATCCTGGCTGGATGATATCGCGAAACTGACTCATTTGGTCGAGCAGGGCGGATCAAGACGCGGGGCCCAAATGATCATGTTATCGGATTGGCACCCTGACATCATCGAATTCATCATCTCTAAAATGCAAAATCCACGGATTCTGCGTTATCTATTAGAAAATACTGAAGATGAAAATATCAAAAAAGCAGCAGAAGATAAATTGAAGTTCACTCCCCTGACAGAACATGAAGAAGCGATGTATCAGGGAATCATCAACTATAAACAGATTCCGGGCTACGGCGGTTTCAACGAGAAGATCATCAAGAATGCCGAGGAAAAGCTGCGGACGGGCGGTACATACAGTGTACACAACCCGGAATTCCTGACAGGCGCAAACATCTCCGTCTGCCTGACAAGTGATTTCATGGATGCTGTCGAAAAAGATGAAGAATATGAACTGCGATTCCCTGATGTAGAGAGCTATGATGCCGACCAAATGAAGTATTACAACGAAAATTGGCACGAAATCGGTGATGTCCGCGAATGGGAAAAGCTCGGCTACAAGGTAAGGACATACAAGAAAATCAAGGCGAAAGAACTTTGGAACCTTGTCAATGTTTGTGCAACATACTCTGCAGAACCGGGAATCTTCTTTATTGATAATGCGAATGATATGACCAATGCGAAAGCATACGGTCAGAAGGTTGTCGCAACAAACCCATGTGGAGAACAACCCCTTGCACCATTTTCCGTCTGCAACTTGGCAGCCGTTAACCTGGCTCGATTCGCAGACAAAGAAACGAAGACCGTCGATTTTGAAAAATTGAAAAAAACCGTTGAAGTCGGTGTGCGCATGCAGGATAACGTCATCGATGCAACGCCGTACTTCCTGGAAGAAAACAAGAAGCAGGCGCTCGGTGAACGCCGTGTCGGTTTGGGTGTCATGGGTCTTGCGGACCTTCTTATCTATTGTGAAAAGGAATACGGGTCCGAAGAAGGTAACAAGCTTGTGGATGAGGTGTTCGAAGTCATCGCTACAACTGCTTACCGCGCTTCCGTTGAACTTTCGAAGGAAAAAGGAAGTTTTCCATTCCTGACAGGTGAAACGGAAGAGGAGACCGAGAGACTGAGGAAAGCCTTCACCAATACTGGCTTCATGAAAAAGATGCCTGAGGATGTAAGGGAAGACATCCTGTCTCACGGTATCCGAAACTCTCACTTACTGACGGTAGCGCCTACTGGATCTACGGGAACGATGGTGGGGGTATCAACCGGGCTTGAACCTTACTTCTCGTTCACCTACTACAGAAGCGGACGACTTGGCAAGTTCATTGAAGTAAAAGCGGATATCGTGGAAGATTATCTGAAGCGCAATCCTGATGCTGATGCAAACGACCTGCCTGAATGGTTCATTTCATCAATGAACCTTGCTCCGGAAGCACATGCCGATGTACAGTGCGTCATCCAGAACTGGATCGACAGCTCCATTTCCAAAACAGTTAATGCACCAAGAGGATATACTGTAGAAGAAGTACAAAAAGTGTATGAACGCCTGTACAAAGGTGGAGCGAAAGGCGGTACCGTTTATGTCGATGGAAGCCGTGATTCACAGGTGTTAACGCTGAAGGCAGAAGAAAACAGCTTTGACGAAGATGACGTTCAAGAAGAAGTAAAAACAGAAAACAAACCAATCGTGCTGCTGGATACCATCCAGGACGTACGTTCAACAGATGTAACGATAGGATCTGAAGTGGGGAATACATGCCCTGTCTGCCGTAAAGGTACCGTAAAAGACATGGGCGGATGCAATACATGTACCAACTGTGGTGCACAGCTTAAATGCGGATTATAA
- a CDS encoding rhodanese-like domain-containing protein, which translates to MDGLFILLVVLGGIIAYSLFTYFNQKRVVNTLTEEEFKAGYRKAQLIDVRESNEFDNGHILGARNIPLSQMKMRQKEIRNDQPVYLYCQSGMRSARAAQMLRRKGYRDLHQLQGGFKKWTGKIKHKK; encoded by the coding sequence ATGGATGGTTTATTTATTCTATTAGTTGTACTTGGAGGAATTATCGCATATTCCCTTTTTACGTACTTCAATCAAAAAAGAGTGGTCAACACATTGACAGAGGAAGAGTTTAAAGCCGGTTACCGGAAAGCTCAGTTGATCGATGTGCGCGAATCCAATGAGTTTGACAATGGTCATATCCTAGGGGCCCGCAATATCCCTCTTTCCCAAATGAAAATGAGGCAGAAAGAAATCCGCAACGATCAGCCTGTATACTTATACTGCCAAAGCGGCATGAGAAGTGCACGTGCAGCACAGATGCTTCGTCGCAAAGGCTACCGTGATCTTCACCAGCTGCAGGGCGGATTCAAAAAGTGGACAGGTAAAATCAAGCATAAAAAATAA